A window of Campylobacter ureolyticus contains these coding sequences:
- a CDS encoding dehypoxanthine futalosine cyclase, whose protein sequence is MLDINKRLSVDEAVNLIENAELWELGKMAYEKKLSLHPDKITTFIIDRNINYTNACWVDCKFCAFYRHVNEDDAYVLSFEEIGKKIEELIEIGGTQILFQGGVHPKLKIDWYEDLVEYIAKNYPSITIHGFSAIEIDYIAKISKISTKEVLLRLQKKGLYSIPGAGAEVLNDRVRDIVAPKKCDTATWLRIHKEAHEIGMKTTATMMFGTVETTREIVQHWKFLRDLQDITGGFRAFILWSFQGKNTRLLKEHPEIMKASSNRYLRLLAVSRLFLDNFKNIQSSWVTQGSYIGQLALKFGANDMGSTMMEENVVKAAGANFRMNADELINLIKDAQEIPAKRNTNYDILEIYK, encoded by the coding sequence ATGTTAGATATAAACAAAAGATTAAGCGTAGATGAAGCTGTAAATTTGATAGAAAATGCTGAGCTTTGGGAGCTTGGTAAAATGGCTTATGAAAAAAAGCTCTCTTTACATCCTGATAAAATCACAACTTTTATAATTGATAGAAACATAAACTATACAAATGCCTGTTGGGTGGATTGTAAATTTTGTGCGTTTTATCGCCATGTAAATGAAGATGATGCTTATGTTTTAAGCTTCGAAGAAATTGGTAAAAAGATAGAAGAATTGATTGAGATAGGCGGAACGCAGATATTATTTCAAGGCGGTGTTCATCCAAAACTTAAAATTGACTGGTATGAAGACTTGGTAGAATACATCGCTAAAAATTATCCAAGTATTACAATTCATGGATTTTCTGCTATTGAGATTGACTATATTGCAAAAATTAGCAAAATTTCAACAAAAGAAGTTTTATTAAGACTTCAAAAAAAAGGTCTTTACTCAATCCCTGGAGCTGGAGCAGAAGTACTAAATGATAGGGTTAGAGATATTGTAGCACCTAAAAAATGTGATACCGCTACTTGGCTTAGAATCCATAAAGAAGCACACGAAATTGGTATGAAAACAACAGCTACGATGATGTTTGGTACAGTTGAGACAACTCGAGAGATAGTGCAGCATTGGAAATTTTTAAGAGATTTGCAAGATATTACTGGTGGGTTTAGGGCTTTTATTTTGTGGAGCTTTCAAGGAAAAAATACTCGTCTTTTAAAAGAGCATCCTGAAATTATGAAAGCTTCATCAAACCGTTATTTAAGACTTCTTGCCGTTTCAAGACTTTTTTTAGATAATTTTAAAAATATACAAAGTTCATGGGTAACACAAGGAAGCTATATCGGACAACTTGCTTTAAAATTTGGAGCAAATGATATGGGCTCAACAATGATGGAAGAAAATGTTGTTAAGGCCGCAGGAGCAAATTTTAGAATGAATGCAGATGAGTTAATAAATTTAATTAAAGATGCCCAAGAAATTCCTGCTAAAAGAAATACAAATTACGATATATTGGAAATTTACAAATGA
- a CDS encoding LOG family protein translates to MNITIFCGSKIGNENFKNIAFELGKYLAFNNHNVIYGGGGIGLMGALADGVINGGGNITGIIPELLLKKELATKNLTKLITVKTMHERKALMNDMCEAFIILPGGLGTLEEAFEVWTHAQIGYHKKPIGFLNLNGFYDKLFEFVKFQSDESFIDKKFLDMVLVESDYKKLIENLQNLA, encoded by the coding sequence ATGAATATAACTATATTTTGTGGCTCAAAAATAGGAAATGAAAACTTTAAAAATATAGCCTTTGAACTTGGTAAATATCTAGCTTTTAATAATCATAATGTGATTTATGGAGGTGGTGGAATTGGTCTTATGGGAGCTTTGGCTGATGGTGTTATAAATGGTGGTGGAAATATAACTGGCATAATACCTGAGCTTTTGCTTAAAAAAGAGCTAGCAACTAAAAATTTAACAAAACTAATAACTGTAAAAACAATGCACGAAAGAAAAGCTTTGATGAATGATATGTGTGAAGCTTTTATAATACTTCCTGGCGGGCTTGGAACACTTGAAGAAGCGTTTGAAGTATGGACTCACGCACAAATTGGCTATCATAAAAAGCCAATTGGCTTTTTAAATTTAAATGGATTTTACGATAAGCTTTTTGAGTTTGTGAAATTTCAAAGTGATGAGAGTTTTATTGATAAAAAGTTTTTAGATATGGTATTGGTTGAGAGTGATTATAAAAAACTAATTGAAAATTTACAAAATTTAGCTTAG
- a CDS encoding MFS transporter: MNRYINLFKANKTVRILSTIQLICYFGAWFSHIGVFTLLNKLGASDQMVALTAAMAFIPSVIIAPFAGVIIDKFRAFPLFMTFMIIEAITVALLLLVDSLSWFWFLQALVFIRMGLAGVYFQVEMSLLPKILKNDELKLANEIHSIIWAVSYTFGMAFAGIFINHFGVYNSFKFDFLIYLVGIFLLTRLNLKEEKKTLTTKAFFMIKEGFIYLKSNPLLINLILIHGFVAVTSYDTLINILAKYQYKEILSFALILGFINTVRALGLIIGPIVLSKFANNRTIFLIFIAQGLGLFSWAILQFNFYLSFIGLFLTGLSTSTLWSYTYTLIQTHCDKRYYGRVIAYVDMVFLGVAATTSILTGYLYKLGLSAFCITILFGLNFIMAAFYYKRVYKRI, from the coding sequence ATGAATAGATATATAAATCTTTTTAAAGCTAATAAAACTGTTAGAATTCTTTCAACCATACAACTAATTTGCTATTTTGGTGCGTGGTTTAGCCATATCGGGGTTTTTACACTTTTAAACAAACTTGGAGCAAGTGATCAAATGGTCGCACTAACAGCAGCTATGGCATTTATCCCAAGTGTGATAATAGCACCATTTGCTGGAGTTATAATAGACAAATTTAGAGCATTTCCACTTTTTATGACATTTATGATAATAGAGGCTATAACTGTTGCTTTGCTTTTGCTAGTGGATAGCTTGAGTTGGTTTTGGTTTTTACAAGCTTTAGTTTTTATAAGAATGGGATTAGCTGGTGTTTATTTCCAAGTTGAGATGAGTTTGCTACCAAAAATTTTAAAAAATGATGAGTTGAAACTTGCAAATGAAATTCACTCCATAATTTGGGCTGTTTCATACACTTTTGGTATGGCATTTGCAGGAATTTTTATAAATCATTTTGGGGTTTATAACTCGTTTAAATTTGACTTTCTTATCTACTTAGTTGGTATTTTTTTGCTTACAAGATTAAATTTAAAAGAAGAGAAAAAAACTCTAACAACAAAAGCATTTTTTATGATAAAAGAGGGATTTATCTATCTTAAATCCAATCCACTTTTAATAAATTTAATTTTAATTCACGGCTTTGTGGCAGTTACTTCATATGATACTTTAATAAATATTTTAGCAAAATATCAATATAAAGAAATTTTAAGTTTTGCTCTTATTTTGGGCTTTATAAATACAGTTAGAGCCTTAGGACTTATAATAGGACCTATAGTTTTAAGCAAATTTGCAAATAATAGGACCATTTTTTTAATTTTTATCGCCCAAGGTTTGGGGCTGTTTTCATGGGCGATTTTGCAATTTAACTTTTATCTAAGCTTTATCGGACTTTTTTTAACTGGACTTAGCACCTCAACTCTTTGGTCTTATACATACACTCTTATACAAACACATTGCGATAAAAGGTATTATGGTAGAGTTATAGCTTATGTTGATATGGTGTTTTTAGGAGTTGCCGCAACTACCTCTATACTTACTGGATATTTATACAAGCTTGGTCTAAGTGCGTTTTGTATAACTATACTTTTTGGACTTAACTTTATAATGGCAGCGTTTTACTATAAAAGAGTTTATAAAAGGATTTAA
- a CDS encoding type II toxin-antitoxin system RelE/ParE family toxin has translation MIILTNRFKKELGKIVGFIKKDSKTKALKFRDDLLSKIDQIPNYPQIYRKSLTTDDEDVKDLIFKGFVVVFRIKNDDIYILGIYKHNLWKN, from the coding sequence ATGATAATTTTAACTAATCGCTTTAAAAAAGAGTTAGGCAAGATTGTAGGCTTTATCAAAAAAGATAGTAAAACAAAAGCTTTAAAATTTAGAGATGATTTATTATCTAAAATCGACCAAATCCCAAACTATCCACAAATTTATAGAAAGTCATTAACCACAGATGATGAAGATGTAAAAGACTTGATATTTAAAGGCTTTGTTGTTGTTTTTAGGATAAAAAATGATGATATTTATATTTTAGGAATTTATAAGCACAATCTTTGGAAAAACTAA
- a CDS encoding MFS transporter, with the protein MQISKKMPSPKRTIKVLSALFIGIWLIFIGNGLVLTSAGVMLKEMGVSDVFIGIITSCFFLGGIMSAIFAYSFISSYGYVRSYAIFTALFAISATLHGLGNSIIYWAFLRFLLGFSYYSIVMVVESWINTKSKNEIRSRVLAFYEMLYYGGFGVGVIILALNLNNAKIFAISIFFILLGAIPMNTVKIKEPPLPEKRKLSIPNVFELVPLALSGSFTAGICLSSFFAMSSVFVLKTGGSVLDISAFIFIAMIGGLLSELFFGNFSDKFGRKYSIMLGVFIALVASFFMWINLENLTILKICVFFLTFGTFSLYALSLARANDMLNNKNESAKVGAELLLSYSIGSLLGPLITGVFIEIFGSLGFVLVYVLILAFLFVFAAFQEVVPKEKRGEFVAKRPSKILR; encoded by the coding sequence ATGCAAATAAGTAAGAAGATGCCAAGCCCAAAAAGAACTATTAAGGTCTTATCTGCTCTTTTTATTGGAATTTGGCTGATATTTATAGGAAATGGCTTAGTTTTAACATCAGCTGGTGTTATGCTAAAAGAAATGGGCGTAAGCGATGTTTTTATCGGCATTATCACATCGTGCTTTTTCCTTGGTGGCATTATGAGTGCGATATTTGCTTATAGTTTTATAAGTAGCTATGGATATGTTAGAAGTTATGCTATATTTACAGCTTTATTTGCCATTTCAGCTACGCTTCATGGACTTGGAAATAGCATAATTTATTGGGCATTTTTGCGATTTTTACTTGGATTTTCTTATTATAGTATCGTTATGGTTGTAGAAAGCTGGATAAATACAAAGTCTAAAAATGAGATAAGATCACGCGTTTTAGCATTTTATGAGATGCTTTATTATGGTGGATTTGGTGTTGGGGTTATAATACTTGCTCTAAATTTAAATAACGCTAAAATTTTTGCAATTTCTATATTTTTCATTTTACTTGGTGCAATTCCAATGAATACCGTAAAAATTAAAGAACCACCACTTCCTGAAAAAAGAAAACTATCAATTCCAAATGTTTTTGAACTCGTTCCATTAGCACTTAGTGGAAGTTTTACAGCTGGAATTTGTCTAAGTTCTTTTTTTGCAATGTCAAGCGTGTTTGTTTTAAAAACAGGAGGAAGTGTTTTAGATATTTCTGCTTTTATTTTTATAGCTATGATAGGTGGATTGTTATCAGAGCTTTTTTTTGGAAATTTTAGTGATAAATTTGGTAGAAAATATTCAATTATGCTTGGTGTTTTTATTGCTTTAGTTGCTTCTTTTTTTATGTGGATTAATTTAGAAAATTTAACTATTTTAAAAATTTGCGTATTTTTTCTAACTTTTGGAACATTTTCACTTTATGCATTATCACTTGCAAGAGCAAATGATATGTTAAATAATAAAAACGAAAGTGCAAAAGTTGGAGCTGAGCTTTTACTAAGTTATTCTATTGGCTCACTTTTAGGACCATTAATCACAGGAGTTTTTATAGAAATTTTTGGCTCTTTAGGTTTTGTTTTAGTCTATGTTTTAATACTAGCGTTTTTATTTGTATTTGCTGCATTTCAAGAAGTTGTACCTAAGGAAAAAAGAGGGGAATTTGTAGCAAAAAGACCAAGTAAAATTTTAAGATAA
- a CDS encoding AtpZ/AtpI family protein yields MKITENLNDAVKDANGLSLAISIVVAVLIGFFIGKGLYHLTGIKALFWIFLVVGILAAFLNIYKAIKAQQKDINDLVNDPKYKQYKEALDKENPHKDYDEFDVIDKEDKKWNEA; encoded by the coding sequence ATGAAAATAACTGAAAATTTAAATGATGCAGTAAAAGATGCAAATGGTTTAAGTCTGGCTATTTCTATCGTTGTGGCTGTACTTATAGGGTTTTTCATAGGAAAAGGGCTTTATCATCTAACTGGTATAAAGGCTTTATTTTGGATATTTTTAGTTGTTGGGATATTGGCTGCTTTTTTAAATATTTATAAAGCCATAAAAGCCCAGCAAAAAGATATTAATGATCTTGTAAATGATCCAAAATATAAGCAGTATAAAGAGGCTCTTGATAAGGAAAATCCTCATAAAGACTATGATGAGTTTGACGTCATTGATAAAGAAGATAAAAAGTGGAATGAAGCATAA
- the hemL gene encoding glutamate-1-semialdehyde 2,1-aminomutase has product MTNLQAFKEAKKVIPGGVDSPVRAFGNVGSHPFFVKSAKGAYIEDIEGKKYLDFVQSWGPLIFGHCDETIEKAVIQTAKNGLSFGASSPLETKLANLILKDFPHLDMIRFVSSGTEATMSAIRLARGYSKKDGIIKFEGNYHGHSDSLLVKAGSGAATFGATSSAGVPKSVAENTFVAIYNNIESVKEILNKNDNIGTIIIEPIAGNMGLVPSKPEFLKALRKICDERNMVLILDEVMSGYRASKTGSFGIYGVKADIVTFGKVIGGGMNAAAFAAKKEIMSLISPLGDVYQAGTLSGNPVAMAAGIASLTKISNTLNLYEKLEKLAIKFTDGLKKIAKENGISIQTCVRGSMFGYFFTDKEVENYADALTSDLKLFAKFHTGMINEGVFLAPSQFETGFICNAMGEEDIDFALNAAKKVMSNLKK; this is encoded by the coding sequence ATGACAAATTTACAAGCTTTTAAAGAGGCAAAAAAAGTAATTCCAGGGGGCGTTGATTCGCCTGTTAGGGCATTTGGCAATGTTGGAAGCCATCCATTTTTTGTAAAAAGTGCAAAAGGTGCTTATATTGAAGATATTGAGGGAAAAAAATATCTTGATTTTGTGCAAAGTTGGGGACCTTTGATTTTTGGACATTGTGATGAGACAATAGAAAAAGCAGTTATACAAACTGCTAAAAATGGACTTAGCTTTGGAGCATCAAGTCCTTTGGAGACAAAACTTGCAAATTTAATTCTTAAAGATTTTCCTCATCTTGATATGATAAGATTTGTAAGTAGTGGAACAGAAGCAACTATGAGTGCGATTCGTCTTGCAAGAGGATATAGCAAAAAAGATGGAATTATCAAATTTGAAGGAAACTATCACGGACATAGTGATAGCTTATTGGTAAAAGCTGGAAGTGGGGCAGCTACTTTTGGGGCAACAAGTAGTGCAGGAGTTCCTAAAAGTGTGGCAGAAAATACTTTTGTAGCAATTTATAACAACATAGAAAGCGTAAAAGAGATACTAAACAAAAATGACAATATCGGAACAATTATAATTGAACCAATTGCTGGAAATATGGGACTTGTTCCAAGTAAGCCTGAGTTTTTAAAAGCTCTTCGTAAAATTTGTGATGAAAGAAATATGGTTTTGATCTTGGATGAGGTAATGAGCGGATACCGCGCAAGTAAAACTGGTAGTTTTGGAATTTATGGAGTAAAGGCTGATATTGTTACTTTTGGTAAAGTAATTGGTGGTGGCATGAACGCAGCTGCATTTGCCGCAAAAAAAGAAATTATGAGCTTGATAAGTCCTTTAGGCGATGTTTATCAAGCAGGAACTTTAAGTGGTAATCCTGTTGCTATGGCGGCTGGAATTGCAAGCTTAACTAAAATTTCAAATACTTTAAATTTATATGAAAAACTTGAAAAGTTAGCTATTAAATTTACAGATGGACTTAAAAAAATAGCAAAAGAAAACGGCATTAGCATCCAAACATGTGTTAGAGGAAGTATGTTTGGTTACTTTTTTACAGATAAAGAGGTTGAAAATTATGCTGATGCTTTAACATCTGATTTAAAACTATTTGCTAAATTCCATACTGGCATGATAAATGAGGGTGTATTTTTAGCGCCATCTCAGTTTGAAACTGGATTTATATGTAATGCAATGGGTGAGGAAGATATTGACTTTGCTTTAAATGCAGCCAAAAAAGTAATGTCAAATTTGAAAAAATAA
- a CDS encoding MFS transporter, with amino-acid sequence MEEILYNKHKEVEECENFIKFIEQYFLNFNEPASNSNILINLLNQKVKILNSLDYQNCKNLVLSFEKLDDEIYNQIEIFKSEINQDFNSKNNKDKELKDFNKYDTCALLEIEKNNKIKNRILENIKRYLSKNEYFEKYIYKKSVKVKKEAFFDIFNFIRAHQWISTFLFFSFGFVIYILFFFFQGYIPAISQSELLYQIIQTSGIFLLIPCLIFLVVYVVSIVYTDDRRKKSFDNKFLKIFSKSLFVNLTSYIAASLSILLVLQIFSIKIYKLLTWLFNFFEKYLFEIRQEFFIPFFTLLIIFIVFLLFNFLLSKIIKSQKFQIVFYILLLVIYASMAIYALFITNSLFKVSFILFMFVSIVLLWKLRIDNKINKKEYLYLVCFSTTLMMFSVPVLFSDYIYKTLNISGVEYKYIVLDKKADEFLPDDMICKFNCDKEVEIISYINSNLTYKTDNGSESRNLKDKDCLTFVDDNNKTINTDNKKFTFKDGNLTFIEKKNNTKENNTTQNIKASFNYKSCLTYAKYKNDSIVLYNIEAISTLGKYWYIKTKFDDKFELQSDFIKTKVKK; translated from the coding sequence ATGGAAGAAATTTTATATAATAAGCATAAAGAAGTAGAAGAATGTGAGAATTTTATAAAATTTATAGAGCAATATTTTTTAAATTTCAACGAACCTGCTTCAAATTCAAATATTCTTATAAACTTACTTAATCAAAAGGTAAAAATTTTAAATAGTTTAGATTATCAAAATTGTAAAAATTTAGTTTTAAGTTTTGAAAAATTAGATGATGAAATTTATAATCAAATAGAAATTTTTAAAAGTGAAATAAATCAAGATTTTAATAGTAAAAATAACAAAGACAAAGAGCTCAAAGATTTTAATAAATATGATACCTGTGCTTTACTTGAAATAGAGAAAAACAATAAGATAAAAAATAGAATTTTAGAAAATATAAAGCGGTATTTATCAAAAAACGAGTATTTTGAAAAATATATCTATAAAAAGTCAGTAAAAGTCAAGAAAGAAGCTTTTTTTGATATTTTTAATTTTATAAGAGCTCATCAGTGGATTTCGACATTTTTATTTTTTTCTTTTGGATTTGTTATATATATTTTATTTTTCTTTTTTCAAGGTTATATTCCAGCTATATCTCAAAGCGAGCTTCTATATCAAATAATACAAACATCTGGAATTTTTTTATTAATTCCTTGTTTAATATTTTTAGTTGTTTATGTGGTTTCTATTGTTTATACAGATGATAGAAGAAAAAAAAGTTTTGATAATAAATTTTTAAAAATATTTTCAAAGTCTTTATTTGTAAATTTAACATCTTATATAGCTGCATCTTTATCTATATTGTTGGTTTTACAAATATTTTCAATTAAGATTTATAAATTGCTTACTTGGTTATTTAATTTTTTCGAAAAATATCTGTTTGAAATTAGACAAGAATTTTTTATTCCATTTTTTACTTTATTGATTATTTTCATTGTATTTTTATTATTTAATTTTTTATTGTCTAAAATTATAAAGAGTCAAAAGTTTCAAATAGTTTTTTACATACTTCTTCTTGTTATTTATGCCTCTATGGCTATTTATGCGCTTTTCATTACAAATAGTCTTTTTAAAGTATCTTTTATACTTTTTATGTTTGTATCGATAGTCTTATTGTGGAAATTACGTATTGATAATAAAATAAACAAGAAAGAGTATCTTTATCTAGTGTGTTTCTCAACAACACTTATGATGTTTAGTGTTCCTGTATTGTTTTCAGATTATATCTACAAAACCCTAAATATAAGTGGCGTTGAATATAAATACATAGTTTTAGATAAAAAAGCAGATGAATTTTTACCTGATGATATGATTTGTAAATTTAATTGTGATAAGGAAGTTGAGATTATTTCTTATATTAATAGCAATTTGACCTATAAAACAGATAATGGAAGCGAAAGCAGAAATTTAAAAGATAAAGATTGCTTAACTTTTGTAGATGATAACAATAAGACTATTAATACAGATAATAAAAAATTTACTTTTAAAGATGGAAATTTGACCTTTATAGAGAAAAAAAATAATACAAAAGAAAATAACACGACTCAAAATATAAAAGCGAGTTTTAACTACAAAAGCTGCTTAACTTATGCCAAATACAAAAATGATTCCATAGTTTTATATAATATTGAAGCCATTTCAACTCTTGGTAAATATTGGTATATTAAAACTAAATTTGATGATAAGTTTGAATTGCAAAGCGATTTTATAAAAACAAAAGTTAAAAAATAA
- a CDS encoding c-type cytochrome, whose amino-acid sequence MKKLIILLFIINFIHAESFITDMEYGKMLYKNPRGIGCHKCHGLKGEGLVIASYKELNKTSEQKVDFNLTAPRINNLSPQELADGITSKKRSVMPSYFLTKDEIIVIYKYLKQSQK is encoded by the coding sequence TTGAAAAAACTTATTATTTTACTTTTTATTATAAATTTTATACATGCAGAAAGCTTTATAACTGATATGGAGTATGGAAAGATGCTTTATAAAAATCCACGTGGAATTGGATGTCATAAATGCCACGGATTAAAAGGCGAGGGGCTAGTTATAGCAAGCTATAAAGAACTTAATAAAACAAGTGAGCAAAAAGTAGATTTTAACCTAACTGCACCAAGGATAAATAATCTCTCCCCTCAAGAGTTAGCCGATGGTATAACAAGTAAAAAAAGAAGTGTTATGCCATCGTATTTTTTAACAAAAGATGAGATAATTGTGATTTATAAATATTTAAAACAAAGTCAAAAATAG
- the folD gene encoding bifunctional methylenetetrahydrofolate dehydrogenase/methenyltetrahydrofolate cyclohydrolase FolD, with protein MTLIDGKSISKKVKDEVKIQTSNLKEKGIIPTLAVVLVGEDKASQTYVRSKEKACELCGIKSLAFKLSQNTTQEELLKLIKKLNSDKEVDGILVQLPLPKHINTNDILKEIDPDKDVDGFHAINVGKLVSGLDGFVPCTPLGVMRLFKEYDIDLNGKNAVVIGRSNIVGKPMANLLLNANATVTITHSKTKNLENFTKNADIIVAAIGKPKFLKADMVKDGAIIIDVGINRLDDGSLVGDVDFEEVKEKCSFITPVPGGVGPMTIAMLLNNTLISAKKRKSKKN; from the coding sequence ATGACTTTAATAGATGGAAAAAGTATAAGCAAAAAAGTAAAAGATGAAGTAAAAATACAAACTTCAAATTTAAAAGAAAAAGGCATTATCCCAACTCTTGCTGTTGTTTTAGTGGGTGAAGACAAAGCTAGTCAAACATATGTAAGATCAAAAGAAAAAGCATGTGAACTTTGTGGTATAAAATCTCTTGCTTTTAAACTTAGCCAAAACACAACTCAAGAAGAGCTTTTAAAGCTTATAAAAAAACTAAACTCAGATAAAGAAGTTGATGGTATCTTAGTTCAACTTCCACTTCCAAAACACATAAATACGAATGATATATTAAAAGAAATTGATCCAGATAAAGATGTCGATGGATTTCACGCGATAAATGTTGGTAAATTAGTAAGTGGGTTGGATGGTTTTGTGCCTTGTACTCCACTTGGAGTTATGAGACTTTTTAAAGAGTATGATATTGATCTAAATGGCAAAAATGCAGTAGTTATTGGAAGAAGTAATATCGTTGGAAAACCTATGGCAAATTTGCTTTTAAACGCCAATGCTACTGTTACTATAACTCACAGCAAAACTAAAAATTTAGAGAATTTTACTAAAAATGCTGATATTATCGTTGCAGCGATTGGAAAGCCAAAATTTTTAAAAGCTGATATGGTAAAAGATGGTGCTATAATAATCGATGTAGGTATAAATAGACTTGATGATGGCTCTTTGGTAGGAGATGTTGATTTTGAAGAAGTAAAAGAAAAATGCTCATTTATAACACCAGTACCAGGCGGGGTAGGACCTATGACAATAGCAATGCTTTTAAATAACACTTTAATTTCAGCCAAAAAAAGAAAAAGCAAGAAAAACTAG
- the lepB gene encoding signal peptidase I yields the protein MKKTLSRIYNFSGSWTGTIVIVLFVIFFFAQAFVIPSGSMKNSLLIGDFLFVKKFSYGIPTPHIPWVEVPVLPDLNKDGHFIKGKKPQRGDIVVFRYPLNKKIHFVKRNFAVGGDEVIFTIKNLYLRPHEGDSFIDKNYDKNDIVILNGKKFVKEPYKNKGIHYDEKVNLLSLTLKHLANGSFAMQPAIVDGLGKLDNGLNFNAYYIKVPENEFFMIGDNRDHSDDSRFWGTVPYKFIVGKPWFVYFSWDKDKKIRWERIGRSVNTLENKEEFIYDQP from the coding sequence ATGAAAAAAACTTTAAGTAGAATTTATAATTTTTCAGGAAGCTGGACTGGAACTATTGTAATAGTTTTATTTGTGATATTTTTCTTTGCTCAGGCTTTCGTAATCCCTAGTGGCTCTATGAAAAACTCACTTTTAATTGGTGATTTTTTATTTGTTAAGAAATTTAGCTATGGCATACCAACTCCTCATATTCCATGGGTTGAAGTGCCTGTTTTGCCAGATTTAAATAAAGATGGGCACTTTATAAAAGGCAAAAAACCACAAAGAGGAGATATTGTTGTATTTCGCTATCCGTTAAATAAAAAAATACATTTTGTAAAAAGAAATTTTGCAGTTGGTGGTGATGAAGTTATTTTTACTATAAAAAATTTATATCTAAGACCACATGAGGGCGATAGTTTTATAGATAAAAATTACGATAAAAATGATATTGTTATTTTAAATGGTAAAAAATTTGTAAAAGAGCCTTATAAAAATAAAGGCATTCACTACGATGAAAAAGTAAATTTACTAAGCCTTACTTTAAAACACCTTGCAAATGGTAGTTTCGCTATGCAGCCAGCCATAGTTGACGGGCTTGGAAAACTTGATAATGGACTTAATTTTAATGCATATTATATAAAAGTGCCTGAAAATGAATTTTTTATGATAGGAGATAACAGGGATCACTCAGATGATAGTCGTTTTTGGGGAACGGTGCCATATAAATTTATAGTTGGAAAGCCTTGGTTTGTATATTTTAGCTGGGATAAAGATAAAAAAATTCGTTGGGAAAGGATAGGAAGATCAGTAAATACTCTTGAAAATAAAGAAGAGTTTATCTACGATCAACCATAA
- the rpiB gene encoding ribose 5-phosphate isomerase B has product MNISEIFIAGDHSSLELKSSCKEFLENLGYKVTDLGTNSDESVDYPDFAYILTQKLKSVKNSYGVLICGTGIGISIAANRDKFIRCALCHDEFTAKMAREHNDANVLAFGARILDCKMAKKLCEIFFSTEFAGGRHERRVKKLS; this is encoded by the coding sequence ATGAATATAAGTGAAATTTTTATAGCAGGAGATCACTCAAGCTTAGAACTAAAAAGTAGCTGCAAGGAGTTTTTAGAAAACTTAGGATACAAAGTTACAGATCTTGGGACAAATTCAGATGAAAGTGTGGATTATCCAGACTTTGCATATATTCTAACGCAAAAATTAAAAAGCGTTAAAAATAGCTATGGAGTGCTTATTTGCGGAACTGGAATAGGCATAAGTATAGCTGCAAACAGAGATAAATTTATTCGCTGTGCATTGTGCCATGATGAATTTACTGCTAAAATGGCAAGAGAACACAACGATGCAAATGTGCTTGCTTTTGGAGCAAGGATTTTAGACTGCAAAATGGCTAAAAAATTATGCGAAATATTTTTTAGCACAGAATTTGCAGGTGGTAGACATGAGCGAAGAGTTAAGAAACTTTCTTAA